The genome window CAATTGATGTTATTGGTAAAATTATAAGGATCATACGTCAACAGCTTCCAACTCTAAATGGTATTGAGGTTGTGATTTGTACGTAACGCCTACATATATGGCTAATACATATAAAAACCACAAAATGCGCTTACGCTTAATAATAGCGCTTAGTTAAATATACTGAACTTTGAAAAATCACTAAAGGAACTGAATAATGCGTTTATTACATACTATGCTGCGTGTAGCGGATTTAGACAAATCAATTGCTTTTTATACTGAAGTATTAGGTATGAAAGAATTACGCAGAGCTGATAACAGTGAATACAGATACACTCTTGCCTTTATTGGATATGGCGACGAAGCAGATAATACAGTATTAGAGTTAACTTATAACTGGGACGAGGATAGCTACGACCTGGGTAATGCTTATGGCCATATAGCCATTGAATTTGATGATATTTACAAAACATGTGCTGATATTAAAGCAGCCGGTGGTAATGTTAGTCGTGAACCTGGACCAGTAAAAGGCGGCACTACTGAAATTGCTTTTGTAAAAGACCCTGATGGTTATTCAATAGAACTTATTCAGAAAAAAGATGACATGAGTAAATTTTAAATTACTTAACAACTAGTTCAAGTTATAACAATTTGCTTAATGCCAATCTGCTTATATATGGGGTCTATTTAACGTTAAGAAAATTACGCTAGGACTAGGCAATAATTTTTGTATCTAGTTGTTCTAAATAAAAAATTTTTAACGACGTTATAGTGCAATTTAATTCGTTAAATTGATCAAAGATTTATGCTGGTTGGTATAACTATGGAGGGGTT of Pseudoalteromonas arctica A 37-1-2 contains these proteins:
- the gloA gene encoding lactoylglutathione lyase, producing MRLLHTMLRVADLDKSIAFYTEVLGMKELRRADNSEYRYTLAFIGYGDEADNTVLELTYNWDEDSYDLGNAYGHIAIEFDDIYKTCADIKAAGGNVSREPGPVKGGTTEIAFVKDPDGYSIELIQKKDDMSKF